The Belonocnema kinseyi isolate 2016_QV_RU_SX_M_011 chromosome 1, B_treatae_v1, whole genome shotgun sequence genomic interval aaagAAATGTTAAAACATTCGAAGTTatatacttcgaaaatgtacctttctaagCCTAACATTGATGTTTTGaacaaaggtaaaaaaaaagaaaattaaatatattagaaTGGCGCGCAGGCAAGAATAAAAGGGCTAGAGAGGCTGGAGTGAAACGTCCAGAACCGGTAAtctcaaatataatattcaaaaataataaaataaattaatgataaataattgtcataaattatttattttatttagttaaaataaaaactcatatACATATAGAAGTCCGTGAATACAAAAGATGTGTCGATACAACGTTATTCCTGCCGAGGATTCAACTGTacaaatgtatatatgatgttcagcccaatttaaatatatgtattgTGTACATTATATTACATAATGTTAAATATGTTTTCTCATTTATCAGCCTTCTTattgactttttacaaaattattccttgaaaaattcgaATTGCCACTGccattattttcgaaaatatttcctgACTGCTTGGGTACTTATTTTATTTCATGTGTGTATGTTTGCCTTGATAAGTATGCTGTATGAGTGCCGGGACgctggtgattattttttacaaatgtttttttattgtgactgGATgagagtaataataaaaaatttttgtccaaaaaagaacattttttcttttattttttaggaaaacattgctatcttttttcaaatttcaataggaaaattgtatgatggttgtccaaatttcGTCGTTGACTTCTTGGTTTTATTCTCAGGAATTCTGCACGTTAACTTTTAAGCACatcctcttttttaaattttcacgatTTAGAAACATGTTGACCAGATCTTGACTGTATATGCGGATGTACTTTCAAAATAGCTTTTCttagaggaattttaattttcgaagatACAAAGACAACATGCCCGGTAAAAACGATTCTATTATTAGGACGCGTAGATTGGTTTCAAGATAAACGAACATTTCAATACCTTTAAATGcgaagcaattgcatttttgcccaacaaatatttaaatcgcATTGACCGGCTTGGATTCCattcaatattttcttgacaGCATTAAATGGCATGGACACGTTTCGATACTTGGTTCGTGAAAGGCATATCATGGCATAGACTGGCAttacaaaaaatgaacatttcaatgCCTGTAAATGCgtacaaattgcatttttgtccgaAATGTCATTAAATGCGCTTCACTGTATAAAACACGtttagtttcaataattttcaatgcgCATAAACTTCAAGGCATTGCAGTGATTTGCTTATTATGCCTATGAGTTTATGCCATTCAATGTCATTCAGTGATACTCAGCGAACCGCAAGTTGTATGCTATGCAATGCCTTTTAATCTGACTTCCGGTCAATGcgatttaatatttttcggacaaaaatgcaactagtaCGCATTTAGAGGCATTGGAATCAACTCGTTGTTAGCGGGTAGTATTGAATAGCATTATATAGCATAAACCCATAGGCATTAAAAGTAAATCACTTTAATGCCTTGAAAGTTTTTATGCGCATGAAAATGATTGAGACGAAAGAAGTTCTGTACAGTATAGCGCATTCAAtggcattttgaagaaaaatgccaTTGGTGCGCATTTAAAGGCAttgaaatgttaacttttttaaatgccAGTATATGCGTTCCAATCAACTCTTTACCGGGTGAAACAAGAGCAATTGTACAGAGAGCTCGAGTGTCCTGGTCTGTTCGACATGTGTAGCACAGGGCCAATTCTCGCGGATGCTTGGGACTTTTGAGTTTCgtaaaaaagtcataaattttcGTTCAATTGACAGAAATCTGCTTTAAGTTATAGATTCCTTTTAGATCGACCCTCGGGCAAGCTAACACTACCAGATCGGAGCTCCATCTGTTGgattattttcattcataattCCCCTCCGGGCCGTAAGAGAGCTATTACTGCATCTGACATTTctgtaaataaactttaaattctaattcaattttaattatttatattctttttattcaaaagtaagaaaaatattaaggaaatacatataatatatttatatagtgATACTCTGtactatatttgaaaaattcatcagtcACGGGTGTCTTACGATTCTACTgcgaagatattaaaaaaaaatgttatgtaaaacaattaaatttgttcttcatttttcttattttgtattatatGTAGTCTAACACGAACGCAAACCGAGGCGTAACGTTGCCCTTTCGCAAATGCCATATTCAATAATAGTCTTATTATTTACCAGTAGTTTCGAACCATAAATTAAACGTTGATGACAAATTAAAATGCCTTCCTTCTCCGAAATCTTAGCCTTAACATCTTCAATCGTATCTGCAGGATTGACTTCCAAATTTATAGTGCTTCCACTCGcgttttgcacaaaaatttcctttttttttggtaaacacAAAATAAGATAAAGCGTTGAATCTTTTTCAATGTTACAAGCTAAAAGCGATTTATCGTCTTCCATTGCCTTTCCTTTAAAGATTAAATGCTGCTGATATTGGGAAACACCTTCTTTCTCTTGGATTCTGATCTTAAGATTCTCAATAGTATCAGAAGGTTCAACGTCGCAAATTATTGATCTTCCATCCATCGTACGTACGAAAATTTGCATTTGCTCATCTAAGTTTGCGTCTGAAGTCAGAACCAAATGAAGGGTTGATTTAGTCCGGATATTGTAGTCAGAGagagatttttcattttcaagttcttcTCCTTCGAAAAGCAAATATTGGTGCTTAGGATTGAAGCCATCTTTCTCTTGAATTTTGGCTTTAATCTCTTGAATGGTATCAGAAGCTTTAAcgtcgaaatttcttatttttcctgTACGAttttgaatcataatttgcatttCCTGATAACAAAGATCCAACTGGAGACatgaatcaattttaatctgaTAACTTTCTAAACTGTTGTGATTATTCATTTCTTCGTTATTAAATTTCAGACGTTGAAGAAAAATTGGAATGCCTTCCAGTCTTTCAATCTCAGACtttatagttgaaactttatcagcAGGATTGTAATCCATTCTAATCGTCTTCGAATTAGTTTTGATCGAGatccttttcattttttgatcaagaaaGTCGAGAAACAATGTTGATCCATCCGCGATTTTGTAAAATGATAAACTTTTCCTTCCTTCTAATTCTCTCCCAGAAAAAAATAGAGCAAAGTTTTCTAGGTTTGAGGAGAAGCCTTCTTTTCCTTTGAGTTTGAATTTTATATCTTCGATTAAAGTCTGCGTTTGAAGTTCAAACGTAGCCGTGCTTCCGTTTTTTGCCTTGACTTTGATTTTTAAATCGTCCCTGAATCGAAGATCTAAATTAAGAACGgaattttctcgaattttgtaacTGGAAATAGTTCTTTCTTCATTCAGTATGTCCCCTGTATATAAAAGTCGCTGAAAGTAAtctggaattttcaattcagattctatttttttctttaaaatttgtattgtgttGGACGGCTCACATTCAAATCCGTAATTTCCATTGTTGGGAACCGTGAGAATGTTGATAAAAATCTTCATgattaatctaaaataaaattttttcgataaaatataattattatctgATTTAACATAACAGgcatttatttacaatattaattagAACACTCTCTTGCCTATTTCAAGTCTTACCTACTTTAAGTCCCCTATGCTGGGCTATTTCGAATTGAGTAGGTCCGTCACTTTCCACCACGGTCCCTGTACGGTGTGGCCGCGTCAGTGGCTGGCCAATTAAAAAGAGGCTCGAAGAGTGGGAAGCCCTCTTTGGTTcgaattgagtattttagcatgactTCATGGTCATGGCCGGATATGTGGAAATGTCAGAAAGGTTAgctttgaagaaaatattctaaaagtaaaAGTAAGTTATAAATGTACGAAGAGTAATATTTGTTAAGCATAGAACGTAAATTTAGTGTATCAGATCGATTTGATAACAGCCATGTACTCTTACTTCAAATTTCGGATAATTTATTGTATTTCCTGAAACTGAAAGGACTTCAACCGATAAAAGGACGAAATAAAATTGCGCAAACGCCTACACTTGAAAAATGTTACCATTCAGACATTTATCACTCACTTTTACgcttagaatattttctccaaaaaggcgTATGCAGTCCCATGACAGGATGTACCGCCTATGCTAAGCTTCCTGCTAATTCCACCTGCTCTAACATGACCATGACGTCATGCTACAAAACTGACTATTCCGCGATACATTTTAATCAtcttttgattctattatatttatttttagttggcaAATTGTACTATGTCAAGAAAATGTTATATGTGGCACGTCATACGTCAACCAAAACACATGCAAAACACTGACATGCATGATGCGCAAATGCTTGCACGTGTTTACAGCTTGTGCATTGATACAAGCCCGGGAcagccaatgaacgtcgcttgaaaaaaaataaaccgaAGAAATCACGATAGAGGTGGGGCCCCGCTCAGCCTTGAAATTCGCAAATGATTATGTTTCTTAGTCCTTGAAATACGCAAGAGTTCACTGTATTTTGTTTTACAGATAGGCATCTAGATTTGAATTTACTGCCTCTGTACAATTTTGCATTTCTGATTTAGATTAGCATTTTAGTATGACGTTATGTCCCGAGGACGTCAGTAAAatcaatttctaaagatttttttacacCTCCCGTCAATTAGTCGTCGACCGACCAGCTTTTCGGAATATGCATTCACACCTTCAGAAATTTCATAGAAATCTAGTAATATTTTAGTTATCTTCAGAAACTCACTATAAGATTACACAACCATACAAACAACATTTTCTGGACTGGGGGTCAAACCATATTTATtgttatgtttttggggtcgctgaaatcGAATCCGAACTCTATTTTGTCCAACTAGCGAGCCCACTCTAATAAAACGGAACTTGGGAACGTTCCACTGTAACGTTTAAAGAATAAAttgtcgttattgttattattattattaatgaatatgCGATAAACCGTAAGTAAAAGGTCAAAATTGATGTCAGTTTATACTATACAGTATATGTggtactcaaaactcaaaaatgacatctatGTTTACCTATCTCTTATGGTTTACGAGatgattgttgttaaaaataacaataatagaaGGTCCCCCTTAGTTCCCAGTGGAaagttcctggaacgttcccaagcggcgaacattttacacgctcagggaacgtgACTCATCTCGAACCCGcgttgcagtttaaaaaaagaggATGAAACTTCTATCTAcctgttattttttattcattacccggtaagaagagaagaatagagaaaaattaatattttcagattcaaaCGAAAGACTGGgcattcacaatttttttcaatgtgttaATTTTCCATCGGGAGAAGTGgccacccggtaataagcgttgaatagagaaaaattaatattttcagatttcagcgtaaaagtgaagattattctattattttgaatgcgcgatttttacatctgtctaaaatgtcattataagaataggatatctcagaaacgaatttatttctatttccgtagcggccgccgcataggttcctattccccaaaagagaacgggttttcaatacatttaattccCTGTAATTGTatcgacagataacctcacaaacagaatttattgtgctaaataaaaattttatgcatatacattattttgaggttacgtcgtttttttatctctgcctttccgataatctggaaattatttatgaaataaacttttttgattgcctgcaaacaaggttagttccgggagattagttactatgtttatttgtaagtccaaagttttcgtccaaaaatattgtgtagtttggaattaacgctcgggtgaattgtaacgcacataatctcgaaatatacacgtacgttgttagcaatatcaaaatttttttgataaaaaaacatttaaaaagtgtgcggggacgtccgttagcatgtttgttatcatttcccagattttgaaggcaaaatatttcttatcctatgAAAAAAGctggggaatctaacactgaaaaaatcgatactatttccattagcgctatgcaaattaatcacattttgctcaattaaaacttttttgaattaacctacaaaaaagtgtgtggggacgtccgttagcatgttcgctatcatttcccaaatttttaagacaaaatacttattattctagaaaaaaggccgggggaacctaaactggtaaaatcgacaattttcgaaGAATCGCATGCCCTTAATTTCTTCATGTGGATAtaagttctgaaaatttaattttaatcaattcaagtccgcctctctagagttaaaattattttaattcccgcACTTTAATAGATTTGTGTGGTGCATTGTTTAAGACTTTTTAATAAAtgactaaaatataaataaatataaatttgaatatttgtcgtatttataaattattaaaagatttaataatgaaaaataaggtaaataaatgctttcgttaaattttactaagtcgactgaaaggaataggatttgcactttttatgttaccgttgggggatttttagactgAGGAAAAATCGTGTATTAATAGGAAAACAAatccttaatttttctgaattcaacgcttactACCGGGTAACGAAAGAATAGGTTTTTTCCGAAACCAGTTCTTTTTTATGTCCTTAACGAATGACACTTGCGTTATATTTCATGCAAGCGAATAtacttttcactttttaaattcctcttagCCCGATCAGTAGACAAACCTCTCAATTTTTTGTCTGCATAACGGttgagaattttaattatattttatattgtttaaaccaactatagatttaataatataataaataataataataaattcatctaATAGCGTTGTGTAAGGTAAACaaagttaatttatctttttttaaattcttctcttcttaccgggtatttataattttggaagtTGTGTAGTTATTGAAATTTTAGGTTATCGAGTAAAGAGGTTATAGGATCAAAGGGTCGAAAGCTTATGGGATTAAGAGATTATGAGGTTCAATATATAAGGTATAATGGACTAATTGGGCCTGGATTgttagattttttaagtttttgacaaaaaacttaACATCTTGAGAGTCGGtttcagtgatcccaaaaacatataataaacatgatTTGGCCCCGAgcctaaaacaatttttgttttctttatgtGCTGTGTTATTGAATTGTCCGGCAGTAAAGCTAGTGCTCATAACGAgtgcccgaactcttctacgcatagGTCACGCTCGGATTTCTATTTGTTGCTGTTCGTGcccaatttgaaatgctaaaaaataacatttgcattgtttattatgaataatgtcattttaacttatataaatatttataagaccgatattaatgaatcttgataaaaataaaaatttattaagtgcatactgtgtaaataaaatatatcctttggtactcacttgtatttttcttgcatatttttcattattcgaaaattttgttatttaaagtttattaaaatattaaaatgcattgacaatcttgtttttcactggaattatattcattaatacaaaaatttatatatttagcaaaaacaacctctacaataaaattatttttaatattttaataaactttaaataacaaaattttctaataatgaaaaatattaaagaaacatacaagtgagtaccaaaggatatttcCTATCTACACAACATGCactcaataaatttttatttttatcaagattcattaatatcggtctaataaacatttatataagttaaaataacattattcgtaataaacaataaaaatgtgatttttagcatttcaaattgcgcgcgaacacaacgaatcagagaccgagcgcgacgcatgcgtagaagagttcgggcacTCGTTTTGAGCACTGAGTGAAGCTCACAGccactttttcaactgcgcatgtagcTAAAAGCGCGGCtctttttgaaatcaataaataataccaATAATAATGtagatgaatattttaaaaagttttttactttaaaaaaattaattaaatttcatgtaaGAAGTaactaatttctgaaaataatttatcattaatataatattacaagttcatatttcataatttataataaacccGGGCTTTTCCGTGCATGCGTAGGTTTGGACAGCGCCCTGAATTCTTAACCATTTTTCCCGGGCTGAGTTTCTATCCCAATGTTCTCCATTAGTGGAAATGTCTTTTgttacaatgaaaaataatatattcgacaaaatagtgtaaaattgtaaaaacaaattttacacttGCCAAAAAATCACGACAACAGATTTACTTATTCGCAAAAAAATATGTTCTCTGTTATGAATTGATCTTCCCGACGGGGCATGGTGTTAGACTAAAATGCCTAGCAACGCTAAAAAACTTACATTTGCAACCACTAAGCACTATAAGGAGACCGAACGCTTGTGTCAGAAAACAGCCAACAACACTGAACGCCTGTCCTCAGATTTTCATTTATTCCCAGATGAGAGCAACCTGCTGGAAGTAAATTGCTAGTCTCTATCCGTTTGAATCATTTTATATATCTAAGACTGAAATGAAAAGAGGCGATGTATCAATGGTTATCCCGTGTATATCCCTTCGATCCTTctctatcatttttttttcaatcaacagtcacctctattcttttgaatcttaATTTTCCTATCCATATCTATTGGCCATTTATCCACATATGCATTCTTTTCTTTCCACCCCTTATCACTATCCTAATATATCTGTCCACATGAATCCTTCGCTTATTCATGGGTATCCTTGTTTATCCATTagtcaatacaaaattttgtctatctttttttttatccctACTTTTCTATCTAATTGAAtcttttccatcttttttaaGCAGTTATCAACATAGAAGTATTACATATATGTGACGTGCCACGATGAAAGGGCCTTAGGGCAGAGGGTTCCAAAAGTAGATCCTGTGTCTACTAGCGATCCCAAGCCAATATCGCTGGGAACTCTTAAATTTGAGACCCTCatttctattcgaaacttcacACTCAAATgcagaattatgaaaaaaaaataaataaataaatgtgtatagttttcattacttttatactgctaaataaaaaatttagtgtcattttaatgttttatgctcacaatttaaattccctaaaaatctttttgtttatgaataattcaacatctaatttttaaattcaggctTAAATTtagaatgtaaaatattaaaaagtagcaaaaaattcATGCGTCCTTaggtttctattaaatttttaaatctataacaaatttgactatattaatggttaaaaaaaattattaaatggacCTAAACAATTGCTTgaattattatatctaacagatatacaaaaaataaataaattacacaatttttacaattttttggtacCAATGCAAAGAAGTTTTTCTCCTTAACTTGAGATAACGTTTTTTAGAacctttctattgaaaattactttttatttttagagttttgaaccttgaaaattacgaaatattaattttcttacttaGAAACATTCGtcgaatcaattttaatattttaatgtaatgacattttaaaattctaaaatttaagcagctttggcttaaaaaattcaatttagtttaGAGTCGCATCGaagtgaaaattacttttatttaaaagcaataagcaaatttcaattccttttaattgtaagtgatcaatttttaaagtttttaaatttgtctgtTTTCGAAATGttaatcttaaataatttgatttacagATTCTCAATAAaagaaactcttaaattttgaacgctttgaaatttatttgtgaccacttatttttattattattagtattttattaattatttagtattattaatgttgaaaaaatttatttgtgaacaatAATCGGCAATTACTTAGTTCaagtactttaaataaaatagtttttatttcaagttctctcaagttataccagaaaaagggTTCTCTAGATTCAGCTGTAGAGACGGAACCCTTCCAGCTAGGATTTATTTACAAGGGGTCATCAATTTTCTCTCAGATTTCCGTCGAGAAAAAATTGCTAGATCTTGAAAAAGGCCCGTACGAtacgctgcacctgtggattgcGGAGACCCCTGTCCTAGGGttacaaaaatcgattttcagatttttgatgaCATTGAGTTTTAAAATCGCTCTTGCatattaaaagagaataaaattttcatttgcaaaattgGAACGGTTATTCAGCTGCTAAGTGAGGAGTGAATCGCGGACAGTTCTCAATTCGCCATCGACTAACTGCGAACTTTTCCCCTTCTACTGCACTCTTCGGCGGCGAATACCTCTCCAGCACTGCTGACTGGAAGCATGGTCGGTGTATTCGCCGAAGCAATTCTTCTTCTTACTGCGCATGTGTCGTTGACCGcggtattatttaaaatgaataaattagatTTATATGTTCTGACGTCAAATTGTAGTTGAATGATATTATTATCAATAGACTAACATCCCTCAAGTGAATTACTTGaagttatttaactaaaaatgaaattaattatttgcaatttcaaaTGTTTAGCCAAATTACAAGATTACCTCCGCAAACATTCGTTTcaattcatgacgttcattctaaacatcatTTAAGACAACGGAGCAAACCTTtgcaaaataacttaatttttaaacaaatacttaaattttcaaaaaaaaaaatcaattttttatcaaaaatggaacagttaaacttttagttacaaaaaattaattatcaaaaaaacgaAAGGATTTTcgatgaaatagtttaatttttaaccaagtgatgaattttcaaatataattaggatttttaaaaattacgaaaattttagttgaaaatttttcattttgatgtaaaattgaactattccagttgaagattcgtaattttatttgaaaattcatcactttggttgaaaatggaactattttgttaaaaatccgtttttttttgttgaaaattaattttttcagctgaaagtttcactgttccattttttatataaaattgatattttttgttggaaaatataagtatgtttcaaaaatatttattttgcaagggtttgctctgttgtgttaaatGATTTTTGGAATGACCGtcatgaattaaaacaaatatttgagttttgtggaaaatatgaAGATGTTACTTAAGTTGACCGGGAATATTGATAAACTTAACAGTGGAAAACCGGGAAgcaactttttatgaaatttataattacggAGGTAATCTTgtaatttggttacaaatttaaaattgcgattgattaatttcatttttagttgaaaatgtatctttttaattaaataactttaacttATTCACTTGGGAGATGTTCGTCTATCGATAATAATATCATTCAACTACAATGTGACGTcacaaaaaaatccaatttattcattttaaataatcccGCGGTCAACGACACATGCGCAGTAAAAAGAAGCATTGCGTCGGCCCATGAATCGTCTATTTCGAGTTGACGCGTGCGGCCGGCCCGAGAAATCCACCCTCACCACTTTCAACCCATCTTTGCGCTCTGTGTTTGTGTGAGTCATGAACGCGGAGCGAAAAAATGCAGTAGTAAATGGAGGGGATTGATTTCGGAGATTGTACTCACTCTCGAGAatcttttctactgaaaaattcgcCTGTTAGCCCTAAGGTCCCTTAACTCGTGGTACGTCACGTAAGAGGGCTCAGATTTTCTTCATAGCGAGATTTATTCCCAGATAAGAGCGCCTCTTCAGAGAAAATTTGTATCTAAATTGTCGCCTGCTCCTATAGAAATCGTAATTCCACAATTTGCCATATGTAGCGCTCTTATCTGGGAATACATGAAAATTCGAGAACAGGCAAAGATATTGAACAGGCCAGGCCATCCCGATAGGCTTTTTTCTACAAACTCCAACACAGGCGTGCGGGCTCCTCATAACACTTTGTGGTTAAatttagacaactttttttaaaggttaGAATCAATTAATACTCaatattcatataaataattacaaaaatatcaaacttGATATTTTGCtgagtaattaataattattataatatatattaatttccaaAGAATGAAATTGTTCTTAAAGAAATTGACTGTTTATACTAGATTTCTATTTATATTGCAATAATTACCTGTCAAGGCTCTAAAAATGGCTACAACACAAGTAAAGTAATAATAAAGTGATTAATGCAATTAGATTCAAACCCAATAaatcaaaaatggttaaaattgttaaaGGATTAGTTTCCAGTGTTTTCACGTTCCGATAAATCGCAACTGAGTTATGAGTATTTAGCAGACGTCACGGTCATGATATTACAGGTGCGTCTAGTGGTGCACGAACCAGATGCTCCCAACGATGACAAGGTGTACGATTGCGCTTGCGTCAAGTAGAGCCTTGTCATTCGTGGAGGATAACGCTCATAGAGaacttagaatttaatttaatttaaatttaaggtcTGAAGAACAGCTTTTCACAGTCTCATTATTCATGATTGAGATAGTATTGGAATAAAGAAAGAACgtgtaaaaattctcaaaaaatgtagcttttaaAAAGAACTGTAATTTTCCCTCAACTATTCGATACGATATACATACGGGAAAAAGTCTCAGAAAGTAATTATAGCGTTTGAAAATGCCTATGATATTTTTTAGAAGTATGTTAAGATAGAACTTGTCATTTcgattttatttatcaaaaatagtcCTGCAAAATTTATTCAAGCCAGTTATAGATTGTacttgtcattttggttttatttattgaaaacagtATGGGAAaacccaaaattaaaattttgaaccaatcgacgcaaaatatgagaaaaaatgttGGGAAGCAATTATATGTTTAAGAAAGTCCGACAAAacttttttgaactattttttgataggacttgtcattttggttttattaatcGAAAGTATTATGCaggaaatcgaaaatttaaatttcgaacggcgtgagatatggaaaaaagtaaaaaaggagttacagcttttaaaaattcctactaaatttatttgaaccattttttgataggacttatcattttggttttattcttcgaaaatattttgaaaaaaaatcgaaaattcaaattttgaactgaacGATGCGAAATATGGGGAAAAGTTTTTGTAAGAATTTCAGCGTCTAAAAAACCCTACAACAtttctttataacatttttaaaaaattgaaaatttgtatgtgaCACCAAatgacgcgagatacgtaaaaagtCTAAAAGAATACTTGCATGTC includes:
- the LOC117176188 gene encoding polyubiquitin-like; the protein is MKIFINILTVPNNGNYGFECEPSNTIQILKKKIESELKIPDYFQRLLYTGDILNEERTISSYKIRENSVLNLDLRFRDDLKIKVKAKNGSTATFELQTQTLIEDIKFKLKGKEGFSSNLENFALFFSGRELEGRKSLSFYKIADGSTLFLDFLDQKMKRISIKTNSKTIRMDYNPADKVSTIKSEIERLEGIPIFLQRLKFNNEEMNNHNSLESYQIKIDSCLQLDLCYQEMQIMIQNRTGKIRNFDVKASDTIQEIKAKIQEKDGFNPKHQYLLFEGEELENEKSLSDYNIRTKSTLHLVLTSDANLDEQMQIFVRTMDGRSIICDVEPSDTIENLKIRIQEKEGVSQYQQHLIFKGKAMEDDKSLLACNIEKDSTLYLILCLPKKKEIFVQNASGSTINLEVNPADTIEDVKAKISEKEGILICHQRLIYGSKLLVNNKTIIEYGICERATLRLGLRSC